Proteins found in one Planctomycetes bacterium MalM25 genomic segment:
- a CDS encoding Major Facilitator Superfamily protein translates to MSSTLDESAARPSSDEAVLGLGSDLPQTESVPLPCEETHENEPRNFVWLALHQVLMRVGWVFKTESIVMPFFMDAIGGDATLRGSLMVFNRLGFSVPPALFARSLKLMPQKRWAVCLSTFGMAIPFAVLSIVWASGVWRDANGEPAGWMPYFFLAAYAVFFTLTGLNQLAIHSIGGKLIRPQRRGRLFAAGVFVGAPIAIAAAWWLMPQWLRLPDGGFTWLFAAPAVCFALASVTMLAVREKGDDFQEESTPAWRRLWDASTLAFAPGPYRRVAIVALLFSATFTLFPHYQALARELAEASGGAAFDTSSLMVWTVTQHLAVAVLSLFTGPMADRLGNRAAVRFCVIGAALAPLTAAALGWLAPEVSAGWFWIVFLPLGFTPVTIKMLINYTLELAPREEHPRYVSAVGMCLAWPVIIGSPLVGALVGVIGCAPVFALGAVVILAAGAQTLLLAEPRHAG, encoded by the coding sequence ATGTCCTCGACCCTCGACGAGTCCGCCGCCCGACCGTCGTCGGACGAAGCGGTGCTCGGCTTGGGGAGCGACCTGCCGCAGACCGAGAGCGTGCCGCTCCCCTGCGAGGAGACGCACGAGAACGAGCCCCGCAACTTCGTCTGGCTCGCCCTGCACCAGGTGCTCATGCGGGTCGGTTGGGTCTTCAAGACCGAGAGCATCGTGATGCCGTTCTTCATGGACGCCATCGGCGGCGACGCCACGCTGCGCGGCTCGTTGATGGTCTTCAACCGGCTCGGCTTCAGCGTTCCGCCCGCGTTGTTCGCGCGGTCGCTCAAGCTGATGCCGCAGAAGCGCTGGGCGGTCTGCCTGTCGACCTTCGGCATGGCGATCCCCTTCGCGGTGCTGTCGATCGTGTGGGCAAGCGGCGTGTGGCGCGACGCCAACGGTGAGCCGGCCGGCTGGATGCCTTACTTCTTCTTGGCGGCCTACGCGGTCTTCTTCACGCTGACGGGGCTCAACCAGTTGGCGATCCACTCGATCGGCGGCAAGCTGATCCGGCCGCAGCGGCGCGGGCGGCTGTTCGCGGCGGGCGTGTTCGTCGGGGCGCCGATCGCCATCGCCGCCGCTTGGTGGCTGATGCCGCAGTGGCTGCGGCTGCCCGACGGCGGCTTCACCTGGCTGTTCGCCGCGCCGGCGGTCTGCTTCGCGCTGGCGAGCGTGACGATGCTCGCCGTGCGCGAGAAGGGGGACGACTTCCAAGAGGAGTCGACGCCCGCCTGGCGTCGGCTGTGGGACGCGTCGACCCTGGCGTTCGCCCCGGGCCCCTACCGCCGCGTGGCGATCGTCGCCCTGCTGTTCAGTGCGACCTTCACCCTCTTCCCGCACTACCAGGCTCTGGCGCGCGAGCTTGCCGAGGCGAGCGGCGGCGCCGCGTTCGACACGTCGTCGCTGATGGTGTGGACCGTCACGCAGCACCTCGCGGTCGCCGTGCTGAGCCTGTTCACCGGCCCGATGGCCGATCGCCTGGGCAACCGGGCGGCGGTCCGGTTCTGTGTGATCGGCGCCGCGCTGGCGCCCCTCACCGCGGCGGCGCTCGGCTGGCTCGCCCCCGAGGTGAGCGCCGGCTGGTTCTGGATCGTCTTCCTGCCGCTCGGCTTCACGCCCGTGACGATCAAGATGCTGATCAACTACACGCTCGAGCTGGCTCCGCGCGAGGAGCACCCGCGTTACGTGAGCGCCGTCGGCATGTGCCTGGCGTGGCCGGTGATCATTGGCTCGCCGCTGGTGGGGGCGCTGGTGGGCGTCATCGGTTGCGCACCGGTCTTCGCCCTGGGGGCGGTGGTGATCCTCGCGGCGGGCGCACAGACGCTGCTGCTCGCCGAGCCCCGCCATGCGGGCT
- a CDS encoding CYTH domain protein, with amino-acid sequence MLEVELKFALPNPEAFRQRLAELGAGAQEAVTQSDAYYNHPARDFAQTDEALRVRTVGGEAVVTYKGPKQGGLAKTRFELELPLADGTADGWGEVLVKLGFRPVATVTKRRTPFLLEREGRAFELTIDEVEGLGSFAEVETLADDATRDAAEAAVVALASELGLTEPEPRSYLGMLLADGPEPSAAAD; translated from the coding sequence ATGCTCGAAGTCGAACTGAAGTTTGCGTTGCCCAACCCGGAAGCCTTCCGTCAGCGGCTCGCGGAGCTTGGCGCCGGGGCTCAGGAAGCGGTGACGCAGTCGGACGCGTACTATAACCACCCCGCCCGCGACTTCGCCCAGACCGACGAGGCGCTGCGGGTGCGGACGGTCGGGGGCGAGGCGGTGGTCACCTATAAAGGACCGAAGCAGGGGGGCCTCGCGAAGACTCGCTTCGAGCTGGAGCTCCCCCTCGCCGACGGCACGGCGGACGGTTGGGGCGAGGTGCTCGTGAAGCTCGGCTTCCGCCCCGTGGCGACGGTCACCAAACGCCGCACGCCGTTCCTCTTGGAACGCGAGGGTCGCGCGTTCGAGCTGACGATCGACGAGGTCGAAGGGCTCGGCAGCTTTGCCGAAGTCGAGACGCTCGCCGACGACGCCACCCGCGACGCGGCCGAGGCGGCCGTCGTCGCGCTCGCGAGCGAGTTGGGGCTAACCGAACCGGAGCCCCGCAGCTACCTCGGCATGTTGTTAGCCGATGGCCCCGAGCCGTCGGCGGCAGCCGACTGA